Proteins from a genomic interval of Salvelinus alpinus chromosome 7, SLU_Salpinus.1, whole genome shotgun sequence:
- the LOC139581935 gene encoding amyloid beta A4 precursor protein-binding family B member 1-interacting protein-like: MDLGTEHLPPQLDPGLPDGPPPSRMKFTDDTSVVGLITDNDETAYRKEVRDLNGWCKDNNLSLNMIKTKEMIVDYKKNRTEHAPILIDWAAVEQVESFNFLGGRSTFPKPVPSDFPDTSRHADQPVDDPCPPSTAVSQPETSTTLDLRNGLSINTPPPANLPPLHPPPPAPASVPAPVSPDLPPPSPPSPPLPDMSPKRPTTLALKTLPRPSTVKENGGPPQGVNEEEEERKGMEEDLKKCIEDFRKIKVPKVFPDKKRHWQSDLLKKYDA, encoded by the exons atggaccttgggactgaacacctccctccgcaactggatcctggacttcctgacgggccgcccccaagtc GCATGAAATTTACAGATGACacatcagtggtaggcctgatcaccgacaacgatgagacagcctataggaaggaggtcagagacctaaacgggtggtgcaaggacaacaacctctccctcaacatgatcaagacaaaggagatgattgttgaCTACAAGAAAaataggaccgagcacgcccccattctcattgactgggctgcagtggagcaggttgagagcttcaatttccttg GTGGGCGATCAACCTTTCCCAAGCCTGTGCCCTCCGACTTCCCAGACACCAGTCGTCACGCCGACCAGCCCGTCGACGACCCCTGCCCCCCCAGCACTGCCGTCAGCCAACCAGAAACAAGCACCACTCTGGACCTGCGAAACGGCCTGTCTATCAACACCCCTCCTCCTGCTAATCTcccacctctccatccccctcctccaGCTCCAGCCTCAGTCCCAGCCCCGGTCAGCCCCGaccttcctcccccttctcccccctctccgcCCCTGCCTGACATGAGCCCCAAGCGGCCCACCACCCTCGCCCTGAAGACCCTGCCGCGCCCCAGCACCGTCAAGGAGAATGGGGGACCCCCACAAGGTGtcaatgaggaagaggaggagaggaaggggatggaGGAAGATCTAAAAAAGTGTATTGAGGATTTTAGGAAAATCAAAGTTCCTAAAGTCTTCCCTGACAAGAAGAGGCACTGGCAGAGCGACCTACTGAAGAAATACGACGCCTAG